The DNA region ACAGCAAGGAGCCGCTGTCCGAGCTGTACGGGCCCGAGGTGCTGGAGGCCCTGACCAAGAGCACCGACACCATGAACCGCTGGGGCTTCGAGCAGGGCCAGGGCAGGATCGTCGGGGCCCTGGCGGCCGAGCAGCCGATACCCAAGGCGCTGGCCGCCATGCTCGACGGGCAGCTGACCCCCGACGCGGCGGCCAAGCAGGCCCAGGCCGACGTGGAGGAGATCGCCCAGTCGATCGAGTGACGCCCAGCGGGTGACGTCCCGGGTCGGGAAGGGAGACCCATGCCGAGGCGGGGAAGGACGCTGGCCCAGCAGGAGGCGCGGGCCGGGTATGCCCTGCTGTCGCCGACCCTGATCGTGGTCCTGTTCATGGTCGTCCTGCCGATCCTGTGGACGATCGTGATCGCCTTCCAGAGCCTGCGCCTCCGCAACCTCCGCACCCGGCTGTTCGACTTCCAGTTCACCCTGGACAACTTCTCCACCGTGCTGACCTCGCCCGGGTTCCTGGACTCGCTCAAGGTCACCCTGATCTACAGCGTCGTCGGGACCTTCCTGTCGATCGCCCTGGGGCTGGTCGCCGCCCTGGTCGTGCGCAAGCCGTTCAAGGGCCGCACCCTCGTGCGGGCGTCGATGCTGCTGCCGTATGTGGCCCCGGTGGTGGCGGTCACCTTCGTCTGGCAGATCATGCTCAACCCCGAGCTCGGCATCGTGAACGCCATCGGCACCGACCTGCTCGGCTGGAAGGAGAGCATCCCGTTCCTGGAGCAACGCACGGGCACGATCGGCATCTTCGGCCTCGAGCTGCGGGTGCCGCTCGCCCTCACCCTGCTCATCCTGTACCAGGCCTGGCGCTACTTCCCCTTCTCGTTCCTGTTCATCCTGGCCCGGCTCCAGGCCCTGCCCGGCGAGCTCGACGAGGCGGCCCGGGTCGACGGGGCCACCCCGCTGCAGCGGTTCTGGCGCATCACCCTGCCCCAGCTCCAGGGCGTCATCGCCCTGCTCACGGTGCTCCGGTTCATCTGGACCTTCAACGAGTTCGACGACATCTACCTGCTCACCCAGGGTGGCGCCGGCACCGAGGTGGTCTCGGTGCGGGTGTTCCGCTACCTCACCGGCCGCGGCGACATCGGCGCCGCCG from Actinomycetota bacterium includes:
- a CDS encoding sugar ABC transporter permease, producing the protein MPRRGRTLAQQEARAGYALLSPTLIVVLFMVVLPILWTIVIAFQSLRLRNLRTRLFDFQFTLDNFSTVLTSPGFLDSLKVTLIYSVVGTFLSIALGLVAALVVRKPFKGRTLVRASMLLPYVAPVVAVTFVWQIMLNPELGIVNAIGTDLLGWKESIPFLEQRTGTIGIFGLELRVPLALTLLILYQAWRYFPFSFLFILARLQALPGELDEAARVDGATPLQRFWRITLPQLQGVIALLTVLRFIWTFNEFDDIYLLTQGGAGTEVVSVRVFRYLTGRGDIGAAAALSLVLALLLVVLLFLYFRFFVNREEAKAI